One stretch of Glycine soja cultivar W05 chromosome 7, ASM419377v2, whole genome shotgun sequence DNA includes these proteins:
- the LOC114420082 gene encoding probable serine/threonine-protein kinase At1g54610, whose product MGCVFGKEASKRKEEVEFARAEEGVVQNCGNVKEGGEEEKSKRPKGERRRSSKLKPNPRLSNPPNHVHGEQVAAGWPSWLSKVAGEAINGLVPRRADTFEKLKKVGQGTYSNVYKAKDTLTGKIVALKKVRFDNLEPESVKFMAREILILRHLDHPNVVKLEGLVTSRMSCSLYLVFEYMDHDLAGLATSPTIKFTESQVKCYMHQLLSGLEHCHNRHVLHRDIKGSNLLIDSEGILRIADFGLASFFDPNHKRPMTSRVVTLWYRPPELLLGATDYGVGVDLWSAGCILAELLAGKPIMPGRTEVEQLHKIFKLCGSPSDEYWKKSKLPHATIFKPQQSYKRCIAETFKNFPASSLPLIETLLAIDPAERQTAAAALHSEFFTSKPYACEPSSLPKYPPSKEMDTKLRDEEARRSRAAGKANAAGVKKSRPRDRSGRGIPVPDSNAEMQANIDRWRLVTHANAKSKSEKFPPPHEDGTLGYPLGSSHHMDPIFDPPDVPFSSTNLSYPKTNFQTWSGPLVETSVDAPRRKKNMAGNGHRQSKKDSYR is encoded by the exons ATGGGTTGTGTGTTTGGGAAAGAAGCATCAAAGAGGAAAGAGGAAGTGGAATTTGCAAGAGCAGAAGAGGGTGTGGTTCAGAACTGTGGGAATGTGAAGGAGGGTGGAGAAGAGGAGAAGAGCAAGCGCCCCAAAGGGGAGAGAAGGCGATCTTCGAAGCTGAAGCCGAATCCGAGGTTGAGCAATCCACCTAACCATGTACATGGTGAGCAAGTAGCTGCAGGGTGGCCCTCTTGGCTCTCCAAGGTTGCTGGGGAAGCTATTAATGGATTGGTCCCTAGAAGAGCTGACACTTTTGAGAAGCTTAAAAAG GTTGGACAAGGTACATATAGCAATGTTTACAAAGCCAAGGATACTTTGACAGGGAAAATTGTTGCCCTAAAGAAGGTCCGATTTGACAACTTAGAGCCTGAGAGTGTGAAATTCATGGCTAGAGAGATTCTTATTCTGCGCCATCTGGATCATCCCAATGTTGTCAAACTTGAAGGTTTGGTGACTTCAAGGATGTCATGCAGTTTGTACCTTGTCTTTGAATACATGGATCATGATTTGGCTGGACTTGCTACGAGCCCCACAATTAAGTTCACAGAGTCTCAG GTTAAATGTTACATGCATCAGCTACTTTCTGGATTGGAACACTGTCACAACCGGCATGTGCTGCATCGTGATATAAAGGGGTCAAATCTTCTCATTGACAGTGAAGGAATTCTTAGGATTGCTGATTTTGGATTAGCTTCCTTCTTTGATCCTAATCACAAACGCCCTATGACCAGCAGGGTGGTTACTTTATGGTATCGACCTCCAGAACTTCTCCTTGGAGCCACTGACTATGGTGTAGGAGTGGACCTCTGGAGTGCTGGCTGCATTCTTGCTGAATTGTTGGCTGGCAAGCCAATTATGCCCGGTCGAACCGAG GTGGAGCAGCTTCATAAGATATTTAAGCTTTGTGGTTCTCCTTCTGATGAATATTGGAAGAAATCAAAGTTGCCACATGCTACCATTTTTAAGCCCCAACAATCATACAAACGGTGCATAGCAGAGACATTTAAGAATTTCCCAGCATCATCCCTGCCACTAATTGAGACCCTTCTCGCAATCGACCCAGCTGAACGTCAAACTGCTGCAGCTGCTTTGCATAGTGAA TTCTTTACATCAAAACCTTATGCCTGTGAACCCTCTAGCCTTCCAAAATATCCTCCCAGCAAGGAGATGGATACAAAGCTACGGGATGAAGAAGCTAGAAG ATCGAGAGCTGCAGGCAAAGCTAATGCTGCTGGTGTCAAGAAATCACGTCCACGAGATCGAAGTGGAAGGGGAATTCCAGTTCCAGATTCAAATGCTGAGATGCAAGCAAATATTGAT AGATGGCGACTGGTAACACATGCAAATGCTAAGAGCAAGAGCGAGAAGTTTCCTCCTCCTCATGAAGATGGAACTCTAGGCTATCCTTTGGGTTCTTCACATCACATGGATCCAATTTTCGATCCACCTGATGTTCCATTTAGTTCCACAAACTTGTCATATCCTAAAACAAATTTCCAGACCTGGTCTGGCCCATTGGTGGAAACTAGTGTGGATGCaccaaggagaaagaagaacatGGCAGGGAATGGGCACAGACAATCAAAGAAGGACTCTTATAGATAG
- the LOC114420083 gene encoding tubby-like F-box protein 3: MEQSWWANMPRELLREVLLRIESSEATWPSRRSVVACGGVCRTWRLIVKEIVKPPQLSSNITFPISLKQPGPREHLLQCFIRRNSATQTYYLFLSLSSALIADDGKFLLAARKFRRPTCIDYIISLDADDMSRESNAYVGKLRSNFLGTKFTIYDIPLPHVGAKMTKSCFTKLVNPKQVSPRVPTGNYPVAHISYELNVLGSRGPRRMHCVMDTIPASAIEPGGAAVAPSQTDFSVSNIDTSFPFFQTNSTSLENSISGDQRNKKDDVLVLRNKAARWHEQLECWCLNFHGRVTIASVKNFQLAVSPENGHAGPQEDEVILQFGKVGKDLFTMDYRYPISAFQAFAICLSSFATTVACE; encoded by the exons ATGGAGCAAAGTTGGTGGGCCAATATGCCTCGCGAGCTTCTCAGAGAGGTCCTCCTCCGAATTGAGTCGTCGGAGGCCACGTGGCCGTCGCGGAGGAGCGTGGTGGCTTGTGGCGGAGTGTGTCGCACCTGGAGGCTCATTGTCAAGGAGATTGTCAAGCCTCCTCAACTCTCTTCCAACATAACCTTCCCCATCTCTCTCAAACAG CCTGGCCCGAGGGAACATCTACTTCAGTGCTTCATTAGGCGCAACAGTGCCACACAGACATATTATCTGTTTCTCAGTTTATCTAGTG CACTAATAGCTGATGATGGGAAGTTCCTTCTTGCTGCACGCAAGTTCAGACGCCCTACCTGCATAGATTATATTATCTCCCTAGATGCAGATGATATGTCCAGAGAAAGCAATGCCTATGTTGGGAAATTGAG ATCAAATTTTTTGGGAACCAAGTTTACAATCTACGATATCCCGCTGCCTCATGTTGGGGCAAAGATGACAAAAAGTTGCTTCACTAAGCTGGTGAATCCAAAACAAGTTTCACCTAGGGTCCCTACAGGCAACTATCCAGTTGCTCACATCTCATATGAACTGAATGTACTAGGCTCCAG GGGGCCAAGGAGAATGCATTGTGTCATGGATACCATTCCTGCTTCTGCTATTGAACCAGGAGGGGCAGCCGTAGCCCCTTCACAGACTGATTTTTCTGTTAGTAACATAGATACTTCATTCCCATTTTTTCAGACAAACTCAACTAGTCTGGAAAACTCCATATCTGGAGAccagagaaataaaaaagatgatgTGCTAGTGTTGAGAAACAAGGCTGCCAGGTGGCATGAGCAGCTGGAGTGTTGGTGCTTAAACTTTCATGGGCGAGTGACAATTGCTTCGGTTAAAAACTTTCAGCTGGCTGTTTCACCAGAAAATGGACATGCTGGACCACAAGAGGATGAGGTCATCCTCCAATTTGGAAAAGTTGGGAAGGACTTGTTTACAATGGATTACCGGTACCCTATCTCAGCATTTCAAGCATTTGCAATCTGCCTCAGCAGTTTCGCTACCACAGTTGCTTGCGAATGA
- the LOC114420084 gene encoding sodium/hydrogen exchanger 2-like, whose amino-acid sequence MAVGVGALYLYDKLTTLMMTSDHASVVSMNLFVALLCACIIIGHLLEENRWINESITALLIGLCTGVFILFTTGGKSSHILVFSEDLFFIYLLPPIIFNAGFQVKKKQFFRNFMTIMLFGAVGTLISFCIISLGAIHFFQKLDIDSLKIGDFLAIGAIFSATDSVCTLQVLNQDETPLLYSLVFGEGVVNDATSIVLFKAIQNFDLSHIDLTTALQLLGNFLYLFIASTVLGIFVGLLSAFIIKKLYFGKLIRHSTDREVALMVLMAYLSYMLSELFSLSAILTVFFCGIVMSHYTWHNVTESSRVTTKHVFATLSFIAEIFIFLYVGMDALDIEKWRIVSQSPRKSIGVSSLLLALILVGRAAFVFPLSFLSNLLKNSQSEKIELKQQVTIWWAGLMRGAVSIALAYNQFTRLGHTKLRENAIMITSTITVVLFSTLAFGLMTKPLVRLLLPSSKHVMSLPSPPSTPKSFTVPLLGSQNGPPPSTLRMLLSCIPTRGVHHYWRKFDDSVMRPVFGGRGFVPYVPGSPLEQSVHQWRCT is encoded by the exons ATGGCTGTGGGAGTGGGAGCATTGTATTTGTATGATAAACTAACCACATTGATGATGACCTCTGATCATGCTTCCGTCGTCTCAATGAACCTTTTTGTTGCTCTTCTCTGTGCTTGCATCATCATCGGTCATTTGTTGGAGGAGAACCGATGGATCAATGAATCCATCACTGCCCTTCTCATC GGTCTCTGTACTGGGGTCTTTATATTGTTTACCACGGGAGGAAAAAGCTCTCATATATTAGTTTTCAGTGAAGATCTTTTCTTCATTTACCTTCTTCCACCCATCATCTTCAATGCCGG GTTTCAGGTGAagaagaaacaatttttccgCAATTTTATGACTATAATGCTCTTTGGTGCAGTTGGTACTTTGATATCATTCTGCATCATATCACTAG gtGCCATACACTTTTTTCAGAAATTGGACATTGATTCCCTCAAGATTGGAGATTTTCTAG CAATTGGAGCAATATTTTCAGCAACAGATTCTGTTTGCACGTTGCAG GTTCTTAATCAGGATGAGACTCCCTTACTATATAGTCTAGTCTTTGGGGAAGGGGTAGTAAATGATGCTACCTCCATAGTTCTCTTCAAAGCAATTCAGAATTTTGACCTCTCTCACATTGACTTAACCACTGCCTTACAATTATTAggaaattttttgtatttattcatTGCAAGCACTGTGCTGGGAATCTTT GTTGGATTGCTCAGTGCATTCATTATTAAGAAGCTCTATTTTGGCAAGTTGATAAG GCATTCTACAGACCGTGAGGTTGCTCTCATGGTACTCATGGCATACCTTTCGTATATGCTGTCTGAG CTATTTTCTTTAAGTGCCATTCTGACTGTTTTCTTCTGCGGCATTGTTATGTCTCACTACACGTGGCATAATGTGACAGAGAGTTCAAGAGTGACAACCAA GCATGTTTTtgccactttgtcattcattgCTGAAATCTTTATCTTCCTCTATGTGGGGATGGATGCATTAGATATAGAAAAGTGGCGAATTGTAAGTCAAAG CCCAAGAAAATCAATTGGGGTCAGTTCGTTGCTGTTGGCACTTATCTTGGTGGGAAGAGCTGCATTTGTTTTCCCTTTGTCCTTCTTATCCAACTTGCTTAAGAACTCTCAATCTGAGAAAATTGAGTTAAAACAACAA GTAACTATTTGGTGGGCTGGTCTCATGCGTGGAGCTGTTTCTATCGCACTTGCTTACAATCAG TTTACCAGGCTGGGCCATACTAAACTGCGGGAGAATGCCATCATGATCACTAGTACCATCACTGTTGTACTCTTCAGCACATTG GCGTTTGGGTTGATGACAAAGCCACTTGTGAGGCTATTGCTTCCATCCTCTAAACACGTAATGAGCTTGCCGTCCCCACCATCGACACCGAAATCATTCACTGTGCCACTTCTTGGCAGTCAAAATGGGCCTCCACCAAGCACCTTGAGGATGCTCCTAAGCTGCATCCCTACTCGTGGGGTACACCACTATTGGCGCAAGTTTGATGATTCTGTCATGCGACCCGTCTTTGGTGGACGAGGTTTTGTACCCTACGTTCCAGGGTCACCCCTTGAACAAAGTGTTCATCAGTGGCGTTGCACTTAA
- the LOC114420085 gene encoding vesicle-associated protein 1-2-like isoform X2, whose product MATELLQIEPAELRFVFELKKQSSCLVQLANTTDHFIAFKVKTTSPKKYCVRPNIGIVKPNDKCDFTVTMQAQRMAPPDMLCKDKFLIQSTVVPFGTTEDDITSDMFSKDSGKYIEEKKLRVVLISPPSSPVLLPVNGDMKHDPSNEIYVQKDRVPSGVENIPPPCKVSDEVKGLEPAQDMKEDREDEDIVPRQAENVGDMKPAKDDMQLNLTNESEELKSKLSAEVTITKLNEERHRNTQEKDLLKKELEVLKRQINTKGSQAGFPFLFVCMVALISVAVGYYIHP is encoded by the exons ATGGCTACCGAGCTTCTTCAAATCGAACCCGCCGAGCTCCGATTCGTCT TTGAATTGAAGAAACAAAGTTCATGTTTGGTTCAACTTGCCAACACCACCGATCACTTTATTGCTTTTAAG GTAAAAACAACTTCACCCAAAAAATATTGCGTCAGACCCAACATAGGCATCGTCAAGCCCAATGATAAATGTGATTTTACTG TTACTATGCAAGCTCAGCGCATGGCACCGCCTGATATGCTGTGCAAAGACAAATTTCTCATTCAAAGCACAGTTGTCCCGTTTGGAACCACAGAAGATGACATCACCTCTGATATG TTTTCAAAAGACAGCGGAAAGTATATTGAGGAGAAGAAACTAAGGGTAGTCCTCATCAGTCCGCCATCTTCTCCGGTGTTGCTTCCAGTAAATGGTGATATGAAGCATGATCCATCCAACGAAATTTATGTGCAAAAAGATAGGGTGCCCAGTGGAGTTGAAAACATACCTCCCCCTTGTAAA GTTTCTGATGAGGTTAAAGGTTTGGAACCAGCCCAGGATATGAAGGAGGATAGAGAAGATGAGGATATTGTCCCAAGACAAGCTGAGAATGTTGGTGACATGAAGCCAGCAAAAGATGATATGCAATTGAATTTAACTAACGAATCTGAGGAATTGAAGTCAAAACTTAGT GCTGAGGTAACCATCACGAAGCTGAATGAGGAGAGGCACAGGAACACTCAAGAAAAAGATTTGCTTAAGAAAGAGTTG GAGGTGTTGAAGAGGCAAATCAATACGAAAGGAAGTCAGGCTGGTTTTCCATTTCTGTTTGTTTGCATGGTTGCTCTTATCAGCGTGGCAGTTGGATATTATATTCACCCATAA
- the LOC114420085 gene encoding vesicle-associated protein 1-2-like isoform X1 — protein sequence MATELLQIEPAELRFVFELKKQSSCLVQLANTTDHFIAFKVKTTSPKKYCVRPNIGIVKPNDKCDFTVTMQAQRMAPPDMLCKDKFLIQSTVVPFGTTEDDITSDMFSKDSGKYIEEKKLRVVLISPPSSPVLLPVNGDMKHDPSNEIYVQKDRVPSGVENIPPPCKVSDEVKGLEPAQDMKEDREDEDIVPRQAENVGDMKPAKDDMQLNLTNESEELKSKLSVMDSKLRVAEVTITKLNEERHRNTQEKDLLKKELEVLKRQINTKGSQAGFPFLFVCMVALISVAVGYYIHP from the exons ATGGCTACCGAGCTTCTTCAAATCGAACCCGCCGAGCTCCGATTCGTCT TTGAATTGAAGAAACAAAGTTCATGTTTGGTTCAACTTGCCAACACCACCGATCACTTTATTGCTTTTAAG GTAAAAACAACTTCACCCAAAAAATATTGCGTCAGACCCAACATAGGCATCGTCAAGCCCAATGATAAATGTGATTTTACTG TTACTATGCAAGCTCAGCGCATGGCACCGCCTGATATGCTGTGCAAAGACAAATTTCTCATTCAAAGCACAGTTGTCCCGTTTGGAACCACAGAAGATGACATCACCTCTGATATG TTTTCAAAAGACAGCGGAAAGTATATTGAGGAGAAGAAACTAAGGGTAGTCCTCATCAGTCCGCCATCTTCTCCGGTGTTGCTTCCAGTAAATGGTGATATGAAGCATGATCCATCCAACGAAATTTATGTGCAAAAAGATAGGGTGCCCAGTGGAGTTGAAAACATACCTCCCCCTTGTAAA GTTTCTGATGAGGTTAAAGGTTTGGAACCAGCCCAGGATATGAAGGAGGATAGAGAAGATGAGGATATTGTCCCAAGACAAGCTGAGAATGTTGGTGACATGAAGCCAGCAAAAGATGATATGCAATTGAATTTAACTAACGAATCTGAGGAATTGAAGTCAAAACTTAGTGTAATGGATTCCAAGCTAAGAGTG GCTGAGGTAACCATCACGAAGCTGAATGAGGAGAGGCACAGGAACACTCAAGAAAAAGATTTGCTTAAGAAAGAGTTG GAGGTGTTGAAGAGGCAAATCAATACGAAAGGAAGTCAGGCTGGTTTTCCATTTCTGTTTGTTTGCATGGTTGCTCTTATCAGCGTGGCAGTTGGATATTATATTCACCCATAA